AGCACGCCGATGTGACGGAAGCGACGCTCGGCGAGCAAGGTGCGCACCCGGTACAGGCTGTCGTGTTCCTGCACCGTCAGCAAGGGGCGGTTGGCGACCGCGTACAGCGGCTGCTCGGCCTCGCACTGCGCCACCATGCGCGTGACGTCGCGCTCGGTGATGATGCCGTAGCGCCCCAGCGGATCCTCGGCGGCCTCTGGCCCGAAATCGACCACGATCGCATCGGTCGCCTGTTCCCGCATGCAGCGCGTGGCCTGGCCGAGCAGGGCGTCCGCGGGCAGGGTGCGCAGCCCGCCCTTGACCAGGGACTCCACCTTGCGCAGACGCAGGTAGTGCTCCACCCCCTGGTTGAGCACGACATCCGACTGCGAGACGATGCCGCAGGGCCGCCCCTGGTCGTTCTCGACCAGGTAGTGGCGCACATGCTCCTCACGGAAGCGTAGCGCGAGTTCATGCAGCCCGATCGTCGCCGGCACGGTGCGCACCGGCGCACTCATCACACTGCGAATCGGCTGCGAGAATGTGCGCACATCGCGGAAATCGATCGCAAGCGCGTCGCGTTCGGTCCATATGCCCACCACGTCGTCGTCATCGACGACGACGATGGAGCTGACACGATGCTCGCTCATGAGGCGCGCGGCTTCGAACACCGGCAGTTCGGGCGAGCATTCGAGCAGGTCGGGACGCGCAATCGCGCCCACGCACACAGCATCGTTCGCCGTGAGATGCAGGGAATCGTCAAGCATGCGGCGCAGGCAATCTTGTTGGGACATCGGCAAAGGACCCGACTCGCGCCGAGACGGTGCGAAGCAGGCCATGGAAACGGCGACCCGCGATTGTCGCACCCAAAACGGGGAATGAACGCCCACTATTCAACACTTGCTCGTAATTCGTCGATGTCATGACGGCATGTCGCACTGACCGCCCGCTTGCGCCAGAGCCGTCCTGCGAACACCATGCAGGCTGTTCCACCCGGAGTTCAAGCGATGCAGACCACCACCCTGACGATCAGCGGCATGCGCGACGAGCAATGCCTGCGCCTGGTCACCAACGCCATCCAGGACCTGCCGGGCATCGGCTATCTCGAGATCTCGCTCGAGACCGGACAGGCGACGATCGAGCACGGCGTTTTCGTGTCCCCGGCCGACATCTACCAGGCCGTCGAGGACGCCGGTTTCAGCGCGCGCTGAGGCTTGCGGCAAACCGCGGGGCGCAGGAAACCTTCGGCGGCGTCGCCCGGTCCATTGCGGGTGTCTTCAGCAACCCTGCTCTCCATTCCGCGCTTCGCCTCCGGCGGCCTTGCCTTCGTGGATATCGAAACCAATGGCGGCCCCGCACAGCGCGCGTCGATCACCGAGATCGGCATCGTCCAGGTCGACGAGGACGGCGTGCGCGAGTGGTCGACGCTGATTCGTCCAGCCTCGCGCATCCCGGATTACATCCAGCGCCTGACCGGCATCGACAATGACATGGTGGCCGATGCGCCCACCTTCGCCGAAGTGGCCGACGAAGTCTTCGACCGCCTGGATGGACGGCTCTTCGTCGCGCACAACGCACGCTTCGACCATGGCCACCTGCGCGCGGCCTTTCGTCGCGCCGGGCTCGACATCCGGCCGCAGGTGCTGTGCACGGTCAAGCTGTCGCGGCGACTGTTCCCGGAATACCGCCACCATGGGCTTGACCACCTCATTGCGCGCCACGGCCTGGCCGCCAGCGCCCGCCACCGTGCACTCGCCGACGCAGCGCTGCTGTGGCAGTTCTGGCAGAAGATCCACTCGCATTTCGCGCCCGGCCACATCGAGCAGCAGGTCCGCGAGCTCATTGGTCATCCGAGCCTTCCGCCACATCTGGCCGCCGAACAACTCGCCGACCTGCCCGACGCCCCAGGCGTCTATCTGTTCTACGGCGAGCGCGACGGCCACGCCAGCCTGCCGCTCTACGTCGGCAAGAGCACCCGCCTGCGCAGCCGCGTGCTGTCGCACTTTGCCGCCGACCACCAGAGCGACCGCGAACTGAGCCTGAGCCAGCAGGTGCGGCGCATCGACTGGATCGAAACCGCCGGGGAGATCGGTGCGCTGCTGAAGGAAGCCGAACTGATCAAGCAGCTCCAACCCACCCACAACCGCCTGCTGCGACGCAACCGTGACCTGTGCACCTGGCGGCTCTCGGCCGACATGGTCGGTGACTGGCAGCTCGAACTCATGCATGCCGCAGACCTCGACTTCGGCCGGCACGATGACCTTTTCGGCCTGTTCCGCAGCCGGCGCGAGGCGACCAACCGTCTGCGCGCGCTCGCCCGCGACCACGCACTGTGTCCGCCATTGCTGGGGCTCGAGAAGCACACCCCCGGGGCACGCTGCTTCGACTTCCAGCTCAAGCGCTGCCGCGGCGCCTGCAACGGCGGAGAGTCACCCGCCGCGCACGGCCTGCGACTGATCGAAGCACTGCACGGCCTGAAGCTCGAAAGCTGGTCCTGGACCGGACCAATCGGCCTGCGCGAGGGAACGACACTTCACGTTGTCGACGGCTGGCGCTTCCTCGGCAGCGCGCGCAGCGAAGACGAACTGGCCGACGTGCTCGAACGCGGCCGGCCGGCGTTCGACATGGATATCTACAAGATCCTGGTGAGGGCGGTCGGGCGCCTGCCTGTCGTGCCGCTGCATGCCGTCCCACCCCCTTCAGGCGCGGCTCGCTGACGGGATACGTGCACAAATTCCTTTGGCACGCATGTCTCCCGCCCTCAGGCATCCATCCGGGATGGGCAGTCGATGACATCCGTGGCAGCATAGCCGCTCGACTCAAGAACGAATCCGCATCGGTCGCGCATGAATCTGGATCAAAGCGTTCACCTGCAGCGCCGAATTCACCGCTTTGCCGTGATGGGCATTCTCATCACAGGGCTGCTCGTGGCGCTCGCAACAGCGATCCCGATGTATCGCCATGCGTACACCCTGGTCTCGAACTCGCACATGGAAGGCGTGCGTGCGCAGGCGCAGGCGGTCGGCCAGTACCTCGAGAAGGCTACCGAGCTCGCACGGCAGATCGCGAGCCGCAGTGCCGTGCGCGACAAGCTTGCGCAGTACAACCGCTGGGAGATCAGTCTCGCGGAGATGGTCCAGTTCTCGGCACCACGTATCCGCGAAGCGCTCGACCAGGCAGGCAACATCGCGGGCATGGTCCGTTACGATGCAGAAGGAAACCCGGTACTCGAACTCGGTATCGCCCTGCCTGACGCTGCGCAGGCCCTGGCCGGCCCGAATGCCATCGCCACCCGGCGCACCGGGCCGGTCACGACCGCCGACGGTCACTATCTGCTGGTAAGCGCGCCGATCCTGTCGCGAGAAGGCGAACTTGTGGGTACCGACGTGCTCGCTTTCGGGCTTTCGCAGCTGCAGGCACCTTTGACGCTCGCGCATGGCTCCCTGCCACGCACCCGGCTGCTGGTGTTCAACGGCGAAAGCGGTACCACCGTTGAACTGGCGGCGACGGGCGCCGTCCTCCGCATCTTCGACGCGACGGAGTCAGCGCCCGTCTATCTGCGCCGTGCCGTCGATGGACCGGCAGGCCAGCAGCACGTGGCACGCAACGGGCCGGATGACATGGTGTTCTATACGGCAATTCGCGAGATGCCGGGCTGGAGCTTCGCCTACTCGATCCAGGCCAGCGACTTCTACCGCCCCGTGCTGTGGCAGATCCTGCTGCCACTGTCGATGATCGCGCTGCTGGTCAGTGCAGGCGCCGTACTCACGGCACGGACCATCCGGCCCATGGCCGAACGCGCACTGCAGCAAGCGCGCGAGCTCGCTGAACTCGGCGAAAGTCGGCAACTTGCCGCCAGCGTTTTCGACGCCAGTCCCCAGGCAGTCCTCATCATGGACGCTTCGCACCGCATCATCGAGGCCAATCGCGCAAGCATCAGCATCACCGGCTATCGCCAGTCCGAACTGCATGGCAAGCCGCTGTGCGAGACCCTGTTCCGTCCCGAAAGGCGCGCCGCATGCGACGAAATGCTGTGGCAGCGCGTCGATGCGCACAACGGTTGGCAGGGCGAAACCGAGCTCGTGCGTCGTTCCGGAGAGGTCTTTCCCGCCTGGCAGAGCGTTACCCCGGTTCATGACGCCAGTGGCGTCATACGCCACTATGTCTGCATGTTCACCGACATCGGCGACGAGAAGCGGGCCGAGGAGAGGATTCGCCATCTCGCTCATCACGACCCCCTTACCGAGCTTCCGAACCGTGCCCTGCTCACCGACCGCCTCGCACACGGGCTCGATCGCGCGCGCAGGCACGGAACCAGGCTGGCCGTCCTTTTCATCGATCTCGATCGCTTCAAGTACATCAACGACAGCCTGGGCCACCCTGTTGGTGACAAGCTGCTGAAGGTCGTCGCCGACCGTTTCACCACGGCCTTGCGGGAAGAAGACACCCTATCGCGCATCGGCGGCGACGAGTTCGTAGTGATTCTGGAGGATCTCGGTGCCACCGATGATGCCGCCCGGGTCGCCGGAAAGTTGCTCGAGGTGCTGGAGACGCCCCTGCAGGTGGAAGGTCATGAGCTCTTCATCGGGGCGAGCATCGGCATCAGCCTATTCCCGACTGATGGTGACTCGATCGACGCGCTCGTCCGCTGCGCCGACTCGGCGATGTATCGGGCAAAGGAAGCCGGGCGCAACACCTTCCAGTTCTTCACGCCCGAGCAAGCCCGTGAGAGTCGCGAACGCTTCGAGCTCGAACGCGATCTGCGCCAGGCCGTGGAGCGGGGCGAGTTGCGTCTGCTCTATCAGCCACAGGCGGACTGCGTCACTGGCCGCATTGTCGGTGTCGAGGCACTGGTGCGCTGGCAACACCCGACGCGTGGGCTCGTTTCCCCAGACCTCTTCATACCCCTCGCCGAAGAAGTCGGCTTCATCGGCAAGATCGGCGCTTGGGTGCTCCACACTGCATGTGCGCAAGCGCGTCGCTGGGAAGAAGAGGGTCACGACCTGCGCATCGCAGTCAACTTGTCCGGCCAGCAGATCTCGCGTGATGGCCTCGTTGAGCTCGTACATGATGTGCTCGCCAGGACCGGACTTTCACCCCAGCTACTGGAACTCGAGATTACCGAAGGTCACCTCCTGCAACGCGTTGAGCATTGCATCTCGACCTTGCGGGATCTGAAGTCGCTGGGCGTAACCCTCGCGATCGATGATTTCGGCACGGGATACTCCTCGCTCAGCTACTTGAAGAAGCTACCTGTCGACCGCCTGAAGATCGACCGTAATTTCGTCGAAGGAATCCCTGACGACCGCGACGACGTCGCCATCGTCGCCACCATCCTGTCCATGGCCCGCAACCTCGGCCTCGAGGTGATCGCCGAGGGCGTGGAAAACGATACTCAACTCACTCACCTCCGCAACGCCCACTGCACCGAGTATCAGGGCTACCTCCTCAGTCGCCCTGTGCCGCCAGCCGAAGTCGAAGCTTTGCTGGACGCTGTAGCGTAAACCTCGTGGCACAAGCTGATCTGTCTCGGGATTTCCGGACCACGTGAAGCTTTAGAGCAAGGCTTCCTTGCGATGAGGAAGTCATGAGAAAGAGTCGTCTTCCCGAAGCCCAGACGCTTGCGATCCTGCGTCAAACCGATAGAAATTCGGTCGCGGAGTTCGCCAAGAAGCACGGCATCAGTGATCAGACAACGTAAGGCTGAAGCCGGCCCGGCGGCATGATGCCGCGCTCGCGCATCCAGCGATGGAGCTGTTTGGCGTTCAGCCCGTTGGCCAGTGCCACGCCGGCCACTGACATCCGGGCTCACGGCAGACCGAGATCACCGACTGTTTGAAGGCTTCGCTGTGCGTGCGCCGCGTCCGGCGCGGGATGACGACATCCATCGTGTCCACCATCGAACTTGATGGACACGATCTTCAATGGGCTAAGCGGTTAGGGGAAGGTGGTTTCGCTGGACGCTTACGGCCTTGGCGCGCAGTTTCTGTTTGTTCGGATATATTTGTGTTGACGTAAAAACGCCCAGACATCGTTTTGATGCTGGGCGTTTTTTTTGGTTAGTCTGACGATGACCTACTTTCACGAGGGCAATCCTCACTATCATCGGCGCGTTTGTGTTTCACGGTCCTGTTCGGGATGGGAAGGTGTGGTACCACAAAGCTATGGTCGTCAGACTTTGACTTGTTACCTGGGGTTGATCCAGGCCAAAGCGGGAAGAAGTGTTGTGTGATTGGGTGTTTTTTGACACCGGTGTTACGAGTTTGTCTTGAATAAGGTTATAGGATCAAGCCACACGGGCAATTAGTATCGGTTAGCTTAACGTGTTGCCACGCTTCCACACCCGACCTATCAACGTTGTGGTCTTCAACGACCCTTCAGGGGGCTCGAGGCCCCGGGGAAGTCTCATCTTGAGGCGAGTTTCCCGCTTAGATGCTTTCAGCGGTTATCTCTTCCGCACATAGCTACCCGGCGATGCGACTGGCGTCACAACCGGTACACCAGGGGTGCGTTCACTCCGGTCCTCTCGTACTAGGAGCAAGCCCTCTCAAACTTCCAGCGCCCACGGCAGATAGGGACCAAACTGTCTCACGACGTTTTAAACCCAGCTCACGTACCACTTTAAATGGCGAACAGCCATACCCTTGGGACCGGCTACAGCCCCAGGATGTGATGAGCCGACATCGAGGTGCCAAACTCCGCCGTCGATGTGAACTCTTGGGCGGAATCAGCCTGTTATCCCCAGAGTACCTTTTATCCGTTGAGCGATGGCCCTTCCATACAGAACCACCGGATCACTATGACCTGCTTTCGCACCTGCTCGACTTGTGGGTCTCGCAGTCAAGCCACCTTTTGCCATTGCACTATCAGTACGATGTCCGACCGTACCTAGGTGACCTTCGTACTCCTCCGTTACCTTTTGGGAGGAGACCGCCCCAGTCAAACTGCCCACCATGCACGGTCCCCGATCTGGATTCACAGACCTGGGTTAGAACCTCGACGACACCAGGGTGGTATTTCAAGGACGGCTCCACCAGAACTAGCGTCCTGGCTTCATAGCCTCCCACCTATCCTACACAAATCCCGTCAAAGTCCAATGCAAAGCTACAGTAAAGGTTCATGGGGTCTTTCCGTCTAGCCGCGGGGAGATTGCATCTTCACAAA
This genomic window from Thauera humireducens contains:
- a CDS encoding EAL domain-containing protein, with protein sequence MNLDQSVHLQRRIHRFAVMGILITGLLVALATAIPMYRHAYTLVSNSHMEGVRAQAQAVGQYLEKATELARQIASRSAVRDKLAQYNRWEISLAEMVQFSAPRIREALDQAGNIAGMVRYDAEGNPVLELGIALPDAAQALAGPNAIATRRTGPVTTADGHYLLVSAPILSREGELVGTDVLAFGLSQLQAPLTLAHGSLPRTRLLVFNGESGTTVELAATGAVLRIFDATESAPVYLRRAVDGPAGQQHVARNGPDDMVFYTAIREMPGWSFAYSIQASDFYRPVLWQILLPLSMIALLVSAGAVLTARTIRPMAERALQQARELAELGESRQLAASVFDASPQAVLIMDASHRIIEANRASISITGYRQSELHGKPLCETLFRPERRAACDEMLWQRVDAHNGWQGETELVRRSGEVFPAWQSVTPVHDASGVIRHYVCMFTDIGDEKRAEERIRHLAHHDPLTELPNRALLTDRLAHGLDRARRHGTRLAVLFIDLDRFKYINDSLGHPVGDKLLKVVADRFTTALREEDTLSRIGGDEFVVILEDLGATDDAARVAGKLLEVLETPLQVEGHELFIGASIGISLFPTDGDSIDALVRCADSAMYRAKEAGRNTFQFFTPEQARESRERFELERDLRQAVERGELRLLYQPQADCVTGRIVGVEALVRWQHPTRGLVSPDLFIPLAEEVGFIGKIGAWVLHTACAQARRWEEEGHDLRIAVNLSGQQISRDGLVELVHDVLARTGLSPQLLELEITEGHLLQRVEHCISTLRDLKSLGVTLAIDDFGTGYSSLSYLKKLPVDRLKIDRNFVEGIPDDRDDVAIVATILSMARNLGLEVIAEGVENDTQLTHLRNAHCTEYQGYLLSRPVPPAEVEALLDAVA
- a CDS encoding 3'-5' exonuclease family protein, with the translated sequence MRVSSATLLSIPRFASGGLAFVDIETNGGPAQRASITEIGIVQVDEDGVREWSTLIRPASRIPDYIQRLTGIDNDMVADAPTFAEVADEVFDRLDGRLFVAHNARFDHGHLRAAFRRAGLDIRPQVLCTVKLSRRLFPEYRHHGLDHLIARHGLAASARHRALADAALLWQFWQKIHSHFAPGHIEQQVRELIGHPSLPPHLAAEQLADLPDAPGVYLFYGERDGHASLPLYVGKSTRLRSRVLSHFAADHQSDRELSLSQQVRRIDWIETAGEIGALLKEAELIKQLQPTHNRLLRRNRDLCTWRLSADMVGDWQLELMHAADLDFGRHDDLFGLFRSRREATNRLRALARDHALCPPLLGLEKHTPGARCFDFQLKRCRGACNGGESPAAHGLRLIEALHGLKLESWSWTGPIGLREGTTLHVVDGWRFLGSARSEDELADVLERGRPAFDMDIYKILVRAVGRLPVVPLHAVPPPSGAAR
- a CDS encoding heavy-metal-associated domain-containing protein; the protein is MQTTTLTISGMRDEQCLRLVTNAIQDLPGIGYLEISLETGQATIEHGVFVSPADIYQAVEDAGFSAR